Proteins from a genomic interval of bacterium:
- a CDS encoding C4-type zinc ribbon domain-containing protein, which translates to MEQVKILIDLQEVMGQARRLDEEKQKIPFEVADLKSLFEEREASFLATEQEFETLKQQRREKEREIEEERDKVERAKAKLMSIKTNKEYYAMLKEIEGTRRTNVAREEELLSLLARYEDAEKRLAERKADLDEVSGKYRERMVDIDARMGSFDDDIGKLDARRRQVANKLDPSLVRRFEMIFERRDGLAVVAARDYSCTGCHMNIAPQLFNLLQREDRIHTCPNCNRVVYYEATEIEAAGE; encoded by the coding sequence ATGGAGCAAGTGAAGATACTGATCGACCTGCAGGAGGTCATGGGCCAGGCGCGGCGGCTGGACGAGGAGAAGCAGAAGATTCCTTTCGAGGTGGCGGACCTGAAGAGCCTCTTCGAGGAACGGGAGGCGTCGTTCCTGGCGACGGAGCAGGAGTTCGAGACCCTCAAGCAGCAGCGGCGGGAGAAGGAGCGGGAGATCGAGGAGGAGCGGGACAAGGTCGAGCGGGCGAAGGCGAAGCTCATGTCGATCAAGACGAACAAGGAATATTACGCCATGCTCAAGGAGATCGAGGGGACCCGGCGGACGAACGTGGCCCGCGAAGAGGAACTCCTCTCCCTCCTCGCGCGCTACGAAGATGCGGAGAAGCGGCTCGCGGAGCGGAAGGCCGACCTCGACGAGGTGTCGGGGAAGTACCGGGAGCGGATGGTCGACATCGACGCCCGGATGGGATCCTTCGACGACGACATCGGGAAGCTCGACGCGCGCAGGCGCCAGGTGGCGAACAAGCTGGATCCGTCCCTCGTGCGCCGCTTCGAGATGATCTTCGAGCGGCGGGACGGCCTGGCGGTCGTGGCGGCGAGGGACTACTCCTGCACGGGGTGCCACATGAACATCGCCCCGCAGCTGTTCAACCTCCTGCAGCGGGAGGACCGGATCCACACCTGCCCCAACTGCAACCGTGTCGTGTACTACGAGGCGACGGAGATCGAGGCGGCCGGCGAGTGA
- a CDS encoding Nif3-like dinuclear metal center hexameric protein, translated as MSRRAAVTVNDVWTALDERFPFSHCADWDNVGILLGDPGAPVRSVLIALDATPSVIARLRRRPADLLVTHHPVVFTPLKSVRPDPGPSAAAFALLRMGVAVISAHTNADAAPRGVSHAMARRLGLGGIRPLIPGEPSSGACKIVVFVPPSRAEAVLSAAAEAGGARIGGYSRCSFRTPGTGTFLGGPDSSPRIGTPGTEERVEEIRLETVAPGSRVRAVVRAVRKAHPYEEPAIDVVPLREGSLGGGIGIVGELPETLTLDRALDAVRRALRPSWIHVAGPRRKMVRRIAIVGGSGAEFAFAAREAGADLYVTGDVKYHQALDAAAGDMPVADIGHASGERWILPEFRRVIVDRFPGAVSARVVMEEEPLRAVPEKRRRGGEKP; from the coding sequence GTGAGCCGCCGCGCCGCGGTCACCGTGAATGACGTGTGGACGGCGCTCGACGAGCGATTCCCGTTCTCCCACTGCGCGGACTGGGACAACGTGGGGATCCTGCTGGGCGACCCCGGCGCGCCCGTCCGGTCGGTCCTCATCGCGCTCGACGCCACGCCGTCGGTGATCGCGCGTCTCCGGCGGCGCCCCGCCGACCTCCTGGTGACGCACCACCCCGTAGTGTTCACTCCCCTGAAATCCGTGCGGCCCGACCCGGGGCCTTCCGCCGCCGCGTTCGCCCTGCTGCGCATGGGCGTGGCGGTCATCTCCGCCCACACCAACGCCGACGCGGCTCCGCGGGGCGTTTCGCACGCGATGGCCCGACGCCTGGGGCTTGGCGGGATCCGCCCGCTGATCCCCGGCGAACCGTCCTCCGGGGCGTGCAAGATCGTGGTGTTCGTTCCGCCGTCCCGCGCGGAAGCGGTCCTGTCCGCCGCCGCGGAGGCCGGCGGGGCGCGGATCGGCGGGTATTCCCGCTGTTCCTTCCGGACACCGGGCACCGGCACGTTCCTCGGGGGGCCGGATTCCTCCCCGCGGATCGGAACGCCCGGAACGGAGGAGCGCGTGGAGGAGATCCGGCTCGAGACGGTCGCCCCGGGGAGCCGGGTCCGGGCCGTGGTGCGCGCGGTGCGGAAGGCGCACCCGTACGAGGAGCCGGCGATCGACGTCGTGCCGCTGCGCGAGGGATCCCTCGGGGGCGGGATCGGGATCGTCGGCGAGCTGCCCGAAACGCTGACGCTCGACCGGGCTCTCGACGCGGTGCGCCGCGCCCTGCGGCCCTCCTGGATCCACGTCGCGGGTCCCCGCCGGAAGATGGTGCGCCGGATCGCGATCGTCGGGGGGAGCGGGGCGGAGTTTGCCTTCGCGGCGCGCGAGGCGGGAGCGGACCTCTACGTCACGGGGGATGTGAAGTACCACCAGGCGCTGGATGCGGCGGCGGGGGACATGCCCGTCGCCGACATCGGGCACGCCTCGGGGGAGCGTTGGATCCTGCCGGAATTCCGGCGGGTGATCGTCGATAGGTTTCCGGGGGCCGTATCGGCCCGTGTCGTCATGGAAGAAGAGCCCTTGCGGGCGGTGCCCGAAAAGCGAAGAAGGGGAGGGGAAAAGCCTTGA